One window of the Zea mays cultivar B73 chromosome 3, Zm-B73-REFERENCE-NAM-5.0, whole genome shotgun sequence genome contains the following:
- the LOC111591184 gene encoding uncharacterized protein, with translation MAAAATLVSSHRHRSPPQTTVARPPSPSAHTIPCAPTADDPTVSGPLLLPTPDNSNVVAQGQRVRRRAERLLVHDDGRGGQVCRALQRQEHRPQGLALSTASVDQAKDEQQGRRTRRGHRSSRPLFIYISDGGEQQQR, from the coding sequence ATGGCTGCTGCTGCCACATTGGTGAGCAGTCACCGTCACCGATCTCCACCTCAGACCACTGTCGCTCGTCCTCCATCTCCCAGCGCCCACACCATTCCCTGTGCGCCCACTGCCGACGATCCCACGGTCAGCGGCCCGCTCCTCCTTCCCACGCCCGACAACTCCAACGTCGTGGCGCAGGGCCAGCGGGTGCGCCGCCGAGCGGAACGGCTTCTCGTGCACGACGACGGCCGCGGCGGCCAGGTGTGCCGCGCACTGCAGCGCCAGGAACACCGTCCCCAGGGACTCGCCCTCTCCACCGCCTCTGTTGACCAGGCAAAGGACGAGCAGCAAGGGCGTAGAACGCGGCGAGGGCACCGATCGTCGCGACCTCTGTTCATCTACATCTCAGACGGAGGAGAGCAGCAGCAACGTTAA